AGGACTGCAATGGTGGGTCAGGAGCAGAAATCTACTCCACTGTCTGTAATCTCCCCAACTGCTCTATGACCTCCAAAGGGGAGAGACAACAGCCCCCAAATTATAGATGAGAAACCTGAGTTCAGTGAAGCTATTCAGTGGACCAATTCATAGACTGAATGAGGACAGAGTTATACCTGTGAATTCACCCTTTACTCTCAGTCTCAAGAGCAAGATTTGCACAGGGTAAAAAATTGATAAATATGTGAAGCATGAATCAATATCACATAGCATTATTAGTCACATGACAACTTGAAGTAGAATCTTCTATAATAAACTCACATTTCCTGCACTGCAATGTTCAGAATATACCAACACCCACAGCCTACACGCTGTACAGCATAGACAGATGCCTAAATACATCCAAATGAGAAAGgatcaaaaaaaggaagaaagtaaggaaCGTAGGTGTGAAagtaggagggaaggaaagaggaaagaaggaaagaaaagaaagggttgaATGGACAATCCTGATATGAATATTTCTGCttaatctttctctcttttattcagGGACCATTCCAGAAATATATGAGAAGCAAGAAGGGACTATTTCCCACACACAGTCCATGGAAGAAAAGTATTTGTTCCAAAATTTCACAAAGCTACTACTCCTACAAAAATGTTGCCCAGGAGGCTCAGAGAAATTGGTCAGGGAAAGCTGGCATCCATGTGTACCAGAAGAAGGAGGACATATGATTGAGATCCAAGACTTATTTGACCCAAACTTAGATCCTGAGAAAAGACCTCAATTAGTCATAATAGAGGGGGCTGCTGGGATTGGGAAGTCAACACTGGCCAGGCAGGTGAGGAGAGCCTGGGAAGAAGGCCAGCTCTACAGGGATCGCTTCCAGCATGTCTTCTTCTTCAGCTGCAGAGAGCTGGCCCAGTGCAAGCAGCTGAGTCTGGCTGAGCTCATAGTCCAAGGCCAGGAAGTGCCCACAGCTCCCATCAGTCAGATCCTGTCTCACCCTGAGAAGCTTCTCTTCATCCTGGATGGCATAGACGAGCCAGCATGGGTCTTGGAGGACCAGAATCCTGAGCTTTGTGTGCACTGGAGTCAAGCACAACCTGTGCACACACTCCTGGGGAGTTTGCTGGGGAAATCCATCCTTCCTGAGGCTTCCTTAATGCTCACAGCTCGGACACCAGCTCTACAGAAGCTCATTCCTTCCTTGGGGCAGCCACATCGAGTGGAAGTCCTGGGGTTCTCTGAGTTTGAACGGAAGGACTATTTCTACAAATACtttgcaaaagaaagaaatacaattatagattttaatttaattagatCTATCCCAGTGCTCCTGACCCTATGTGAGGTGCCCTGGGTGTGCTGGTTGCTCTGCACTTGCCTGGAAAAGCAGATGCAGCAGGGTGAAGTACTCTCACTGACCTCACAGACCACCACAGCCCTCTGCCTGAAATACCTTTCCCTGACAATCCAAGGTCAGCACCTGAGCACCCAGCTCAGGACCCTCTGCTcactggctgctgaggggatCTGCCAAAGAAGGACCCTGTTCAGTGAAAGTGACCTCTGTAAGCAAGGGttagcagaggatgccattgcCACTTTCCTGGAGATCGGTGTCCTTCATAGGCAGCCCAGCTCTCTGAGCTACAGCTTTGCCCACTTGTGTCTCCAGGAGTTCTTTGCAGCGATGTCCCACATCTTGGAGGATAGTGAGGAAGCACATGGGGATATGGGAAACGACAGAACTGTGGAAACACTGGTAGAACGGTATGGAAGACAAAACCTGTTTGAGGCACCCACTGTGCGCTTTCTACTTGGTCTTTTAAATACACGGGAAAtgagagaaatggaaaatatctttGCCTGCAAGTTTCCTTGGGAGACAAAGTTGAAGTTGCTACGGAGCATCGTAGGAGACCCGTTCTGTCAACCATGTCATCTGGGTTTGTTCCACTGTCTCTATGAAAACCAGGAAGAGGAGTTCCTGACAGAGACGATGCTTTGTTTTCCCTTAACAGCGTCAGGTCCAAATCACATGGAAGCCACGGTGCTCCAGACAAACGTGAAGCACCTGGtgatacagacagacatggagctCATGGTGGTCACTTTCTGCATTACGTTCTCTCATGTGAGGAGTCTTCAGCTGAAGGGGAAAGGACAGCAGGAATATAAGCTAACAGCACCTGCGATGGTTCTGTGAGTATCTGGTCCACTCTCAGGATTCTCTGTGAATCCCTTGAGCCCACATGCTCTGAGCGCCAGCAGCACTCTTAGCTGGTTATAGGGTAGCAGGGTACAGGTCATCAGTAACATCTAACTGCTGAATTGAACCACATTTCTCTAGTTCCTTTAGTGTGCTTGATCATGGGATGGAGCTATGAACCTGTCTCTGCCTATGCCTCAGTGAGGACCACCCAGCTTCTCCGATTCAAATCATCTCCACCCTTCATGGGATTCCAATGGCTACAGTTACTGATCCTCCCTCTTAACATGCTTTCTCTCTGAGAAACAGCTCATTCCTGTAGGCACCATCCTCTATCCCCATGAAAGTAACCTTGTCCCTGAAGTCTTTctcaatcacatacatacatacatacatacatacatacatacatacatacatacatacatacgagaCTTCCTTTGGTTTCACTGCCCAGATGGTATCTGTATGTGTCAACAAAGGCAGCCTGGCCCTGGTATTCACCTGAAAGGTTTCCTAACTTTTTTACAATCCCAGCAGTAAGGTACACTTCTTCCAGGGTTCGCTCCCACTGTCCAGTACAACTTATTTAGTATCACTATGTGTTTCTTTCCCTCTACATGATTCActtcataaatattcattaagtACTTATTTTATACAAGCCCCTACCAATCAATCACAAGAGGAGAAATACAATTGCTGTCCAAGGACCACAAGACACTGGGAGAGAAGGCAGCCAATTACTCTAATTACGTAGGGAGTGGTGACTCTTGCAATGATCAGGTATCCGGGAAGAGAGGGTTTACTGAAGTAAAAAGATTCTCAGGGGTAGGAATGTTGTATTTAAGTCTTCTGTTTTTACTTGTTGAAACGTCGTTGCCTAATAATCTGAGCTGCTTGAGCGgagaatcttctctttcttctattcctccTTTTCATAGCATCCCAGATTTCCTTGCtgttttgtgtcagaaacttctagatgtaacattttctttgactggtgtaTCGATCTCTTCtgtggtgtcttctgcccctgagattctctcttccatctcttgtattctgttggtgatgtctGCATCTGTAGCTTTTATTCGCTTAGCTAGGTTTTCCTCAGAATTCCTCCAGAATtacctcagtttgtgttttctttattgattctatttccgtTTTCAGgccttgaacagttttattcattttcttcacctgcttgattgcattttcttgtatttttaagaGGTTTATAATTTCTCTCTTCataggcctctatcatcttcctaAGATTGGATTAAAGGTCATGTTCTTGTGTTTCAactgtgttagggtatccaggacttgctgtagtaggatacaTGGCTCTGTTGGTGACATAtttccctggcttttgttgactGTGTTCTCAAACTGGCAATTAGCCCTCTGTGTTTTGTTATTAATAAAGGCTTAGGGGCTGATTTCTAAGTTTATCTTTACTGGGTGGgtgtttttgtattatttgttctttggtttctgttttctctctgtcttctagcCTGAGTGGTCTAGAGTTCTGGTGACTATCGTGGATTTGGGAATAGGGTGACACCCTAGGAGTTTTTGTGCCCTTTATGGCCTCTGGAGTTTTGTATATTAACCTTGCCTCTGGGGTACCTAGTACCAGTGTGGTCCTTGGTGTTATAATGGCCTATGGGAAAACAGGTAGAGTTGTGGGCCAGAAAAATAGTCTGGGAAGGAGTGCAGTTTAAGGGTGTTGGTTGTATTTTAAGGAGGCTTGGCAGGCTTAAAATGTGGTCTTAGCTGGTTATCTCTGGTGCCTGCAGGCATCTGGGAATGCAGTCGGAGTTGTGGGTCTGAAAATGGAGTGCAGATAACAGGGTGTTGAGTGTGCTTTAGGAGGATTTGGCTGACAGGGCGTTTGGGGGAATGGGGGAATGCTGGATTTTATCTGACTGGACCTAAGGCCTGCGGGTGTCTGGGAATGCAGGCAGAGTTGTGAACTAGAAAATGAAGCACCGGGACTGAATCAAGGCTTTGAA
The genomic region above belongs to Rattus rattus isolate New Zealand chromosome 9, Rrattus_CSIRO_v1, whole genome shotgun sequence and contains:
- the LOC116910288 gene encoding NACHT, LRR and PYD domains-containing protein 1b allele 4-like, whose protein sequence is MDHESRRHSHQSKKKLDRSEHISEGTIPEIYEKQEGTISHTQSMEEKYLFQNFTKLLLLQKCCPGGSEKLVRESWHPCVPEEGGHMIEIQDLFDPNLDPEKRPQLVIIEGAAGIGKSTLARQVRRAWEEGQLYRDRFQHVFFFSCRELAQCKQLSLAELIVQGQEVPTAPISQILSHPEKLLFILDGIDEPAWVLEDQNPELCVHWSQAQPVHTLLGSLLGKSILPEASLMLTARTPALQKLIPSLGQPHRVEVLGFSEFERKDYFYKYFAKERNTIIDFNLIRSIPVLLTLCEVPWVCWLLCTCLEKQMQQGEVLSLTSQTTTALCLKYLSLTIQGQHLSTQLRTLCSLAAEGICQRRTLFSESDLCKQGLAEDAIATFLEIGVLHRQPSSLSYSFAHLCLQEFFAAMSHILEDSEEAHGDMGNDRTVETLVERYGRQNLFEAPTVRFLLGLLNTREMREMENIFACKFPWETKLKLLRSIVGDPFCQPCHLGLFHCLYENQEEEFLTETMLCFPLTASGPNHMEATVLQTNVKHLVIQTDMELMVVTFCITFSHVRSLQLKGKGQQEYKLTAPAMVLYRWTPITEASWKVLFSNLKCTRNLEELDLSGNPLSYSAVRSLCKALKQPGCRLKTLWLVDCGLTSRCCSFLASMLSAHSRLAELDLRLNDLGDNGVRQLCEGLRNSACNLSILR